One Aciduliprofundum boonei T469 genomic region harbors:
- a CDS encoding ORC1-type DNA replication protein codes for MGQVNLFEKHMRKLSLFKGNREALYPDYLPDSLPHREKEIDRLAEILVTALEGNKPSNVLIFGKTGTGKTAVVRYVGRELKRAEKVYAKKKIEYIYLNCETVDTPYSILQNLGNYFIEDWDEKIPFTGWPMDKVFSTVKERIDEWNGIVVLVLDEIDKLVAKSGDDILYQLLLLDSEMKNSRLSVIGISNELKFTDLLDPRVKSRLGQEKLIFSPYNAFQLQDILSERVKIAVKDDAVSDEVISICAAIAAQEHGDARRAIDLLRISIEIAEREGAEKVTDRHVYLAKNKIEMDCITEAIKTLPLHSKIVLLGIALNEEAGNNTLTTGELYHIYSTLSKRIGASPLTQRRVSDLISDMDMLGLISTKVKSFGRYGRTKIIELALPVQEVKKIIFEDEFLAELNEVKLASQKKLFF; via the coding sequence ATGGGACAGGTGAACTTGTTTGAGAAGCACATGCGCAAACTCTCGCTTTTTAAAGGAAACAGAGAGGCCCTATATCCAGATTACTTACCAGATTCTCTGCCACACAGGGAGAAGGAGATAGATAGATTAGCTGAAATTTTAGTAACCGCGTTAGAGGGAAATAAACCTTCAAATGTGCTAATATTTGGAAAGACGGGGACTGGAAAGACGGCAGTAGTCAGATATGTGGGAAGGGAACTAAAAAGGGCTGAAAAAGTGTATGCAAAGAAGAAAATTGAGTACATATATTTGAATTGTGAAACTGTTGATACCCCGTATTCCATCCTCCAAAATCTTGGAAACTATTTCATAGAAGATTGGGATGAGAAAATACCATTCACAGGTTGGCCCATGGACAAGGTTTTCTCCACGGTTAAGGAAAGAATTGATGAATGGAATGGGATAGTTGTTTTAGTTCTTGATGAAATTGATAAGCTCGTGGCAAAGAGCGGAGATGATATCCTCTACCAACTTCTTCTTTTGGATTCTGAGATGAAAAATTCGAGGCTAAGCGTTATAGGTATATCAAATGAGCTCAAATTCACCGATTTGCTAGACCCAAGGGTTAAAAGCAGGCTGGGGCAGGAAAAACTAATTTTCTCTCCCTACAATGCATTTCAACTCCAAGATATATTGTCTGAGAGAGTAAAAATAGCAGTTAAGGACGATGCTGTGAGCGATGAGGTAATAAGCATATGTGCAGCCATAGCAGCGCAAGAGCACGGAGATGCAAGGAGAGCCATAGATTTACTGAGAATATCCATTGAGATTGCCGAGAGAGAAGGCGCTGAAAAAGTCACGGATAGACATGTCTATTTAGCAAAGAACAAGATTGAGATGGATTGCATAACTGAAGCCATAAAAACTCTCCCTCTTCATTCAAAGATCGTGCTTTTAGGAATTGCATTAAATGAGGAGGCAGGAAACAACACACTTACTACCGGGGAACTATATCACATTTATAGTACCCTTTCTAAGAGAATCGGAGCATCTCCCCTAACACAAAGAAGGGTATCTGATTTAATCTCAGACATGGACATGCTTGGATTGATTTCGACCAAGGTAAAATCATTTGGGAGATATGGAAGAACAAAGATAATAGAGTTAGCACTTCCTGTGCAGGAAGTAAAGAAAATAATTTTTGAAGATGAATTTTTAGCTGAACTCAATGAGGTAAAATTGGCGTCTCAGAAAAAATTATTCTTTTAA
- a CDS encoding S26 family signal peptidase — MEENNKGNLWRDTFKDVVISIIIVLVIFLSLYAYAQTWPPIVVIESGSMQHGDLSHIGTIDTGDIVIVKKVYSADDVVSYVEGRMKGYETYGDYGDVIIYKCHGELIIHRAIVYLHWNGKEWKIRGFENGNYPSWLHVTKDYITIDNVGYEHKKIIINLQKLNPNVVGKEGFITMGDHNLARFGPSAYDQSTSGFIPICPYLVNYNMIVGVARGEIPWFGAIKLYLTHTNTEEIPSNTNVNLAISLIVLVAGSVGIDYAIAHREEIKRKLRRLKE, encoded by the coding sequence ATGGAAGAAAATAATAAGGGAAATCTATGGCGTGATACATTTAAAGATGTTGTTATCTCAATCATAATAGTTCTCGTTATCTTTCTCTCTCTATATGCTTATGCTCAAACTTGGCCTCCTATAGTGGTAATAGAATCTGGAAGTATGCAGCATGGAGATTTATCTCATATAGGAACTATAGATACGGGAGACATAGTTATAGTTAAGAAAGTTTATTCTGCAGATGATGTTGTAAGCTATGTTGAAGGAAGAATGAAAGGATATGAAACATATGGAGATTATGGAGATGTTATAATTTACAAATGTCATGGTGAGTTGATAATACATCGTGCCATAGTTTACCTGCATTGGAATGGAAAAGAATGGAAAATAAGAGGATTTGAAAATGGAAATTATCCTTCTTGGCTGCATGTGACTAAGGATTATATCACAATTGATAATGTGGGTTATGAACACAAAAAAATAATCATAAATTTGCAGAAATTAAATCCCAATGTTGTTGGAAAGGAAGGGTTTATTACAATGGGAGATCATAATCTGGCAAGATTTGGGCCTAGTGCTTATGATCAGAGTACCTCCGGCTTCATTCCCATATGCCCCTATCTTGTAAATTATAATATGATTGTGGGTGTAGCTAGGGGAGAAATTCCATGGTTCGGCGCTATAAAACTATATTTGACACATACGAATACCGAAGAGATACCATCAAACACCAATGTGAATCTTGCCATTTCTCTTATTGTACTTGTAGCAGGCTCTGTGGGTATTGACTATGCAATTGCTCATAGAGAAGAAATAAAAAGAAAATTAAGGAGGTTAAAAGAATAA
- a CDS encoding translation initiation factor IF-5A, whose amino-acid sequence MSWRDVEVRELKVGGYMVVDDEPCKIVEMTTSKPGKHGEAKARIVAIGVFDGQKRSLVYPVKHKVKVPIIEKRDAQVLAVMGDEVQLMDSETFETFELPIPEELKDQISPGKNVQYWEALGKRKIMKVMGE is encoded by the coding sequence ATGTCATGGAGAGATGTTGAGGTTCGAGAACTCAAGGTTGGAGGATATATGGTTGTTGATGATGAGCCATGCAAGATAGTTGAAATGACCACAAGCAAGCCAGGGAAGCATGGAGAAGCAAAGGCAAGAATAGTCGCCATAGGGGTCTTTGATGGCCAGAAAAGAAGCTTGGTGTATCCTGTGAAGCACAAGGTAAAAGTTCCAATAATTGAAAAGAGAGATGCTCAGGTTCTCGCAGTCATGGGTGATGAAGTCCAATTGATGGACTCTGAAACCTTTGAGACATTTGAGTTACCTATCCCCGAGGAGCTAAAAGACCAAATATCTCCGGGAAAGAATGTACAGTACTGGGAAGCATTGGGAAAAAGGAAGATAATGAAAGTTATGGGCGAATAA
- the speB gene encoding agmatinase yields MLLHFADANKNFNESFFIIFGVPFDGTSSYRHGSKFAPDEIRKASYNLESYVMEHKISLSELPIHDMGDIGTLDEFGNVEDVIDTVYSTMQSILPNKFPIMIGGEHSITIGAAKALKKLNAGIIFIDAHGDFRDEYLGNKYSHACTARRAYDILNGKIISIGVRSASQEEVEDAKDLNYEWIDSYEFQRLGWKRTIKKAMEILDVQKVYLSIDIDGIDPAYAPGTGTPEFFGLSPMDVKNIINFLAPNLIGADITEVCPPYDNGNTSILAARLVQEIIAAKWNTMEDKFK; encoded by the coding sequence ATGCTTCTGCATTTTGCAGATGCGAATAAGAATTTTAACGAATCTTTTTTCATAATTTTTGGCGTTCCGTTTGATGGAACATCCTCTTATAGGCATGGTTCAAAATTTGCACCTGACGAGATAAGAAAAGCATCATATAACCTTGAAAGTTATGTTATGGAGCATAAAATTTCTCTCTCAGAACTCCCAATTCATGATATGGGCGATATTGGAACCCTTGATGAATTTGGAAATGTAGAGGATGTAATCGATACAGTTTATTCCACAATGCAATCCATACTACCCAATAAATTTCCAATAATGATTGGTGGGGAGCATTCAATAACCATCGGTGCTGCAAAGGCTCTAAAAAAATTAAATGCAGGTATAATATTCATAGACGCCCATGGAGATTTTAGAGATGAATATTTAGGAAATAAGTACAGCCACGCTTGCACTGCCAGAAGGGCATATGATATCTTAAATGGCAAAATAATTTCAATAGGAGTGAGATCAGCATCTCAAGAAGAAGTTGAAGATGCAAAGGATTTGAATTACGAATGGATTGATTCATATGAATTTCAAAGATTGGGATGGAAAAGAACAATAAAAAAAGCCATGGAAATATTGGATGTCCAGAAAGTATATTTATCTATCGATATAGATGGTATTGACCCAGCCTATGCTCCCGGAACAGGCACTCCTGAGTTCTTTGGATTAAGCCCTATGGATGTAAAAAACATCATAAATTTTCTCGCTCCCAATTTAATAGGTGCCGATATAACAGAAGTGTGTCCACCATATGATAATGGAAATACATCCATATTGGCTGCACGCTTGGTTCAAGAAATTATAGCGGCAAAGTGGAATACTATGGAAGATAAGTTTAAATAA
- a CDS encoding type II/IV secretion system ATPase subunit: MMPKGIKKLNFSIFQGIVKPQVKIKIPKFEVGRSSDITPIPPLEKENYETVEVYPVYPPYVYTRIIYDREEYEYIYDLIEPPLTDEEQRLLDEINDTLDRTLKYEWEIMTNKDREQYLRESVDSFLRSRDIKIDKISKERILYYVVRDHVGYQKIEGLIRDEYIEDISCDGVGVPIYVFHKKYQSIKTKLVYKDDDELNSFIVYISQKCGKQISVAEPILDGTTAEGHRVQATYGREVTTRGGTFTIRRFKEKPFTPTELVLFGTASPEIVAYLWLMVEHGESAIVIGGPACGKTSTLNAFSMFIPPTAKIVSIEDTREINLPHQNWIPGTTRSGIGEASITGKSAGEIDMYDLVRAALRQRPNYIIVGEVRGKETYTMFQAMATGHTTYSTMHADSIVSMIHRLENPPINCPRILMTALNNVIIQKIVRTKEGITRRITQLVENVGFEPETNELITNVVFEWDQARDTHKFKGHSYLFDKIMTMKNMTHNEMMEEFERRVDIVKYWVKKEILDFRDIWKTIANYYKDPIGTAEEARLKLGEVKS; encoded by the coding sequence ATGATGCCCAAAGGAATAAAGAAATTGAATTTCTCAATATTTCAAGGCATCGTAAAACCCCAAGTTAAAATAAAAATCCCAAAATTCGAAGTCGGGAGAAGCAGTGATATCACTCCAATTCCCCCACTTGAAAAGGAAAATTACGAAACTGTTGAAGTTTATCCAGTTTATCCCCCTTATGTTTACACTCGAATAATATATGATAGGGAGGAGTATGAGTATATTTATGATTTAATAGAGCCACCTCTCACAGATGAAGAGCAGAGATTACTCGATGAGATAAATGATACCCTTGATAGAACTCTAAAATATGAATGGGAGATTATGACCAACAAAGACAGAGAGCAATATTTAAGGGAGAGTGTAGACAGTTTCTTAAGGAGTAGAGATATAAAGATAGATAAAATATCAAAGGAGAGAATACTCTATTATGTTGTTAGGGACCATGTGGGTTATCAGAAAATCGAGGGATTAATTAGGGATGAATACATAGAGGACATATCATGCGATGGTGTTGGCGTTCCCATTTATGTCTTTCATAAAAAATATCAGTCCATTAAAACTAAATTGGTATACAAGGATGATGATGAGCTTAACTCTTTCATAGTGTATATCTCCCAGAAATGTGGAAAGCAGATATCTGTAGCAGAGCCCATATTGGATGGAACAACTGCCGAGGGGCATAGAGTACAAGCCACCTATGGAAGAGAAGTCACTACTAGAGGGGGAACTTTTACTATCAGAAGATTCAAAGAGAAGCCATTTACTCCCACAGAGTTAGTTTTATTTGGCACTGCATCCCCAGAGATTGTTGCATATCTTTGGTTGATGGTTGAGCATGGGGAGAGTGCCATAGTCATCGGAGGTCCAGCTTGTGGAAAAACCTCCACGCTTAATGCATTCTCTATGTTCATACCTCCAACCGCGAAGATTGTTAGTATAGAAGATACAAGAGAAATAAACCTTCCACATCAAAACTGGATTCCAGGTACAACCAGGAGTGGTATAGGTGAGGCATCCATAACAGGTAAATCTGCAGGAGAAATTGATATGTACGATTTAGTTAGGGCTGCATTGAGGCAGAGACCTAACTACATAATTGTGGGAGAGGTTAGAGGTAAAGAAACATATACAATGTTTCAAGCAATGGCCACAGGACATACCACATACTCAACGATGCATGCAGATTCTATTGTTTCTATGATTCATAGACTTGAAAATCCACCAATAAACTGCCCGAGAATTCTTATGACCGCATTAAACAATGTCATTATTCAGAAAATAGTGAGAACGAAGGAAGGAATCACTAGGAGGATTACACAGCTCGTGGAGAATGTTGGGTTTGAGCCAGAAACAAATGAGTTAATAACAAATGTGGTTTTTGAATGGGATCAGGCCAGGGATACGCACAAATTCAAAGGGCATAGTTATCTATTTGACAAGATAATGACTATGAAGAACATGACCCATAACGAAATGATGGAGGAATTTGAAAGAAGAGTTGATATAGTAAAATATTGGGTTAAAAAAGAGATTTTAGATTTCAGAGATATCTGGAAAACAATAGCCAATTATTACAAGGATCCAATAGGAACTGCAGAAGAAGCACGTCTCAAACTTGGGGAGGTGAAAAGTTGA
- a CDS encoding type II secretion system F family protein — protein MKLFAKLFAKYAPTPPNRPYKVKLPKGSLPTYINLDPYHKLAWKLMGKMAEKSVKKKKFSKLEMDLLKAHILLRPQEYLAYVYFTTLLVGVIGIVMAAMLVLMGLSLGNKMITILFLLIGIFMMVIIPIMTYFSLISSPASKAKKRAKDIDTHLPTAVNFIAALSSADVTVASIFKELSTRKEYGEIAKEAEWITRDTELLGKDILTAIEEASRRSPSVKWQEFLQGVITTATSGGRLKPFFMSKSEEYEKEKRLMLKKNMESLGLFAEIYVTVGVAFPLFLVVIIAIMALINKNSAASTVMLLEIIVVVMIPVLIFVFSYFIYSTSKEVAE, from the coding sequence TTGAAACTCTTTGCCAAATTATTTGCAAAATACGCACCCACTCCTCCAAACAGACCCTATAAAGTGAAATTACCTAAGGGCTCATTGCCCACATACATAAATTTAGATCCATACCATAAATTGGCTTGGAAGCTCATGGGAAAAATGGCAGAAAAATCTGTGAAAAAGAAGAAATTCTCCAAACTCGAAATGGATTTACTTAAAGCGCATATTCTTTTAAGGCCTCAGGAATACCTTGCATATGTATATTTTACCACACTCTTAGTTGGAGTCATAGGCATAGTTATGGCAGCTATGCTCGTTCTTATGGGGCTATCCCTCGGAAATAAAATGATTACTATTTTGTTTCTCTTAATAGGAATATTTATGATGGTAATTATTCCAATAATGACATACTTCTCCCTGATCTCATCCCCTGCATCTAAAGCCAAGAAAAGGGCCAAAGATATTGATACTCATCTTCCAACAGCTGTGAATTTCATTGCCGCATTATCATCGGCGGATGTTACCGTGGCCTCAATTTTCAAAGAGCTATCAACAAGAAAAGAGTATGGAGAGATAGCAAAAGAGGCAGAATGGATTACAAGAGATACAGAGCTTCTGGGAAAGGATATACTCACGGCAATTGAAGAAGCGTCTAGGAGGAGTCCTTCAGTGAAATGGCAAGAATTTCTGCAAGGAGTTATAACAACTGCAACTTCAGGAGGTAGGCTAAAGCCATTCTTTATGTCCAAATCAGAAGAGTACGAGAAAGAAAAAAGATTGATGTTAAAGAAAAATATGGAGAGCTTGGGATTATTTGCAGAAATTTATGTAACTGTTGGTGTTGCATTCCCCCTATTCTTAGTTGTTATAATAGCAATAATGGCACTTATAAATAAGAATAGTGCAGCAAGTACGGTTATGCTTTTAGAAATAATCGTTGTAGTTATGATTCCTGTTCTAATCTTCGTATTTAGCTACTTCATATACAGCACGAGTAAGGAGGTGGCGGAATGA
- a CDS encoding type II secretion system F family protein, with translation MNKEKLIFYVSAFIAAIFISIGIMLYLKKTNIFGLIPLDFIVIGTSAFLFGPGIYDMLHTRKIKKMEERFPDFLRDVAESSRFGMTLADSIVVASSGKYGALTDEIKRMASKISWGVPVKDALLSFNERVKTPLIDRITAIIIKSNEAGGNIADVLSMVARNARESQLAAKERNIEMFTYGFVLLTSFFVFLATIIILNNSFLPEMGKAGMAVEESFKKASVAGALPGGGIAYEYVPIITLLFVIATIIHGVGDGIMIGILSDGRVKSGFVWAFVLLASGYFILRLLGAV, from the coding sequence ATGAACAAGGAAAAACTTATATTTTATGTGTCTGCATTTATAGCTGCAATATTCATAAGTATTGGAATAATGCTCTACCTCAAAAAAACTAATATTTTTGGCCTAATCCCCCTTGATTTTATAGTTATAGGTACATCTGCATTCTTATTTGGACCTGGAATATACGATATGCTCCATACAAGGAAAATAAAGAAGATGGAAGAGAGATTTCCGGATTTCCTCAGGGATGTGGCAGAATCCTCAAGATTTGGTATGACCCTTGCAGACTCCATCGTAGTGGCTTCTTCTGGCAAATATGGGGCCCTTACAGACGAGATAAAGAGAATGGCTTCAAAGATAAGTTGGGGAGTTCCAGTTAAGGACGCACTGCTATCATTTAACGAAAGGGTTAAAACTCCACTGATAGACAGAATAACGGCAATAATAATAAAATCAAACGAAGCCGGAGGTAATATTGCAGATGTTCTCTCAATGGTTGCAAGAAATGCAAGGGAATCTCAATTAGCTGCTAAAGAGAGAAACATAGAGATGTTTACCTATGGTTTTGTTCTCCTAACTTCATTCTTTGTTTTCTTAGCAACTATTATAATTCTAAACAACTCATTTCTACCAGAGATGGGCAAAGCAGGTATGGCTGTAGAGGAGAGCTTTAAAAAGGCATCCGTTGCCGGTGCTTTACCCGGAGGGGGTATAGCATACGAATATGTCCCAATAATAACCCTGTTATTTGTAATAGCGACCATAATCCATGGGGTTGGAGATGGAATAATGATAGGCATACTCTCAGATGGAAGAGTAAAAAGTGGCTTCGTATGGGCCTTTGTTCTTCTTGCCTCGGGATACTTCATTCTAAGGCTATTGGGGGCCGTATGA
- a CDS encoding type II/IV secretion system ATPase subunit: MAISKKEIPTKLKIVNMMRPIIKSEKLKVKTPKKHTAHGSNITPLPEIKSPSIKEIEVDPIEEPYSYVRILFDEVTSEYIYEVIEPPITDDEKKILENIKSKLIEVLELKDFENDEERKEYLMEKTEEIIEEMNTPVDSVVLDRLKYYVYRDFLGYGLVQVPMHDSEVEDISCDGVNIPIYIYHRMYGSIRSNLKFQKEDELDNYVIWIVQKSGRHISISNPMVDASLPDGSRLQATLGKHVTKRGSSFTIRRFKPNPFTPIDLIRFKTMSREMMAYIWLAVENGMSIIVCGGTASGKTTTLNAILLFIPPNMKIASIEDTRELNLPHENWIPSLTREGLGEPNPVTGKRPGEIDMFDLLKAALRQRPQYIMVGEVRGPEAYTVFQAMATGKTCYTTFHADDVKSMVHRFENAPINLPRALITALDIVILQAQVKVGTAMTRRVKSITEIVGLDPETNEIITNNAYTWNPADDTFNYSGHSYIYEKISAIKGWSQRRMELEVKRRERILEYMEKLGVRYYRDVARIVAAYYKKPEEVLKRVEEVLSS, translated from the coding sequence ATGGCCATATCAAAAAAGGAGATTCCAACAAAACTAAAAATCGTGAATATGATGAGACCTATAATAAAAAGTGAAAAATTAAAGGTTAAAACTCCCAAAAAACATACAGCTCATGGCAGCAACATCACTCCATTACCCGAAATAAAATCTCCAAGTATAAAGGAGATTGAGGTTGATCCAATAGAGGAGCCATACTCTTATGTTAGAATACTATTTGATGAGGTAACAAGTGAATACATCTATGAGGTGATTGAACCACCCATCACCGATGATGAGAAAAAGATTCTTGAAAATATAAAATCCAAATTAATTGAAGTGCTTGAATTAAAAGATTTTGAAAATGATGAGGAAAGAAAAGAGTATCTTATGGAAAAAACTGAGGAAATAATAGAAGAAATGAATACCCCTGTTGACTCCGTGGTTCTTGATAGGCTAAAATACTATGTTTATAGGGATTTCCTTGGATATGGACTGGTCCAAGTCCCAATGCATGATAGTGAAGTGGAAGACATATCCTGTGATGGTGTGAATATACCAATTTATATCTATCACAGAATGTACGGCTCTATCAGATCAAATCTGAAATTTCAAAAAGAGGATGAATTGGACAATTATGTGATATGGATAGTCCAAAAATCAGGAAGACATATATCCATATCAAACCCGATGGTAGATGCCTCTCTACCAGATGGCTCCAGGTTGCAGGCAACCTTAGGAAAGCATGTCACAAAGAGAGGCTCCTCTTTTACAATAAGAAGATTCAAACCAAATCCATTCACTCCCATTGACCTCATAAGATTTAAAACGATGAGTAGGGAAATGATGGCCTACATATGGCTTGCAGTAGAGAACGGGATGAGTATAATTGTATGTGGAGGCACAGCCAGCGGAAAAACCACCACCCTAAATGCCATTCTTCTTTTCATTCCTCCCAATATGAAAATAGCAAGTATAGAAGATACAAGAGAGTTAAATTTACCTCATGAAAACTGGATTCCATCACTAACTAGAGAGGGGTTGGGAGAACCTAATCCGGTAACGGGTAAAAGACCCGGAGAGATAGATATGTTCGATTTGCTCAAAGCCGCACTTAGGCAGAGACCCCAATACATAATGGTAGGAGAGGTTAGGGGTCCAGAAGCATACACAGTATTCCAAGCTATGGCAACAGGGAAGACATGCTATACGACATTCCATGCTGATGATGTTAAATCAATGGTTCATAGATTTGAGAACGCACCCATAAATTTACCCAGAGCTTTGATAACTGCACTAGATATCGTAATTCTACAAGCTCAAGTGAAAGTAGGCACTGCAATGACCAGGAGAGTTAAATCAATAACCGAAATAGTTGGACTAGACCCAGAAACAAACGAAATAATAACAAATAATGCCTATACATGGAATCCTGCAGATGATACCTTTAATTACAGCGGACATAGTTATATTTACGAGAAAATCTCTGCCATAAAAGGGTGGAGTCAGAGGAGAATGGAGTTGGAAGTTAAGAGAAGAGAGAGAATTTTAGAGTATATGGAAAAACTTGGAGTTAGATATTACAGAGATGTTGCAAGGATTGTAGCTGCATATTACAAAAAACCAGAAGAAGTATTAAAAAGAGTAGAAGAAGTATTATCCAGCTAA